A region of Paenibacillus thiaminolyticus DNA encodes the following proteins:
- a CDS encoding RNA polymerase sigma factor → MEQWLTFLRGNFHHLDKSSQELIYHSFRELIYRDICLLFRDHALAEDVVQESFIKIVEQAPKLRNTTNMKAWIKKVARNTAYDYLKKNKKYRYVSDLQLVKESEFVAPSIQVTIPEQVEEQVRDEMLHEALNQLNIKYRNVLFLFYVEEKSYREIAEKLQLSEQALGQTLTRARKKLLHYFSRKWVD, encoded by the coding sequence ATGGAGCAATGGCTCACGTTTTTACGTGGCAATTTCCATCACCTAGACAAATCATCTCAAGAATTGATTTATCATTCTTTTCGGGAACTGATCTATCGTGACATATGCTTGCTGTTCAGGGATCATGCATTAGCCGAAGATGTTGTGCAAGAATCCTTCATAAAAATAGTTGAGCAAGCGCCAAAACTGAGAAATACTACAAATATGAAAGCTTGGATTAAGAAAGTGGCCCGGAATACAGCTTATGACTATTTGAAAAAAAATAAAAAATATCGTTATGTTTCGGACTTGCAGCTCGTTAAGGAAAGTGAATTCGTTGCCCCATCCATACAAGTTACGATACCCGAACAGGTGGAAGAACAAGTTCGTGACGAAATGCTCCATGAAGCTCTCAACCAGTTGAATATAAAATACCGGAATGTGTTATTTTTATTTTACGTCGAAGAAAAATCATACCGGGAAATTGCAGAAAAATTACAACTATCGGAACAAGCTCTCGGCCAAACATTAACAAGAGCGCGCAAGAAATTATTACATTACTTTTCAAGAAAATGGGTTGATTAA
- a CDS encoding lytic polysaccharide monooxygenase encodes MNQLRVWNPLASKVSPMFVAFGAVLAAFFCMMVFAGQASAHGYIESPHSRAYQCKLGENTNCGLVEYEPQSIEARGNFPIGGPADGHIAGGGVFPELDAQSSTRWNKVDMNGGNNTFTWYLTAPHATKEWKYYITKKDWDPNQPLTRAQLEPDPFCYYNDGGQRPNKSVSHQCSVPTDRSGYYIILGVWEVADTGNAFYQVIDVNLNNGSGGVTPSVPAGVASPSQTQTSISLTWSPSSGPNGIQQYEVYRNGTLIGTTAQTSYTDTGLTENTFYTYTIRAVDTAGNKSQPSVALTVKTLGDSPQYPAWDASKTYLGGDRVTHKGAVYEARWWTSGEEPGQAEVWKKL; translated from the coding sequence ATGAATCAGTTGCGAGTCTGGAATCCGCTAGCGTCCAAAGTATCCCCGATGTTTGTCGCTTTTGGCGCCGTATTGGCCGCCTTCTTCTGCATGATGGTATTCGCCGGGCAGGCGTCCGCCCATGGCTATATCGAATCTCCGCACAGCCGCGCCTATCAGTGCAAGCTCGGGGAGAACACCAATTGCGGACTCGTGGAGTACGAGCCGCAAAGCATTGAAGCGAGGGGCAACTTCCCGATCGGCGGTCCGGCGGACGGCCATATCGCCGGGGGCGGCGTGTTCCCGGAGTTGGATGCACAATCATCTACCCGCTGGAACAAAGTCGATATGAACGGCGGCAACAACACCTTCACTTGGTATCTGACAGCGCCGCATGCCACGAAAGAATGGAAATACTATATTACGAAAAAAGACTGGGATCCAAATCAGCCATTGACCCGGGCCCAGCTTGAGCCGGACCCATTCTGCTACTATAACGATGGCGGGCAACGGCCGAACAAATCCGTCTCGCATCAATGCAGCGTGCCAACCGATCGCAGCGGCTATTATATTATCCTCGGCGTATGGGAAGTTGCCGATACCGGCAACGCGTTCTATCAAGTCATTGACGTCAACCTGAACAATGGTTCCGGTGGCGTAACGCCATCCGTTCCAGCAGGCGTAGCTTCGCCTTCACAGACGCAGACGAGCATCTCCTTAACTTGGAGTCCTTCTTCAGGCCCGAACGGAATTCAGCAGTACGAAGTATACCGCAACGGCACGCTGATCGGAACGACGGCACAGACCTCGTACACCGATACGGGATTAACAGAGAATACTTTCTACACATACACGATAAGAGCCGTCGATACGGCAGGCAACAAATCACAGCCATCTGTGGCCCTGACCGTCAAAACGTTGGGCGACAGCCCGCAATATCCGGCTTGGGACGCAAGCAAGACCTACCTTGGTGGCGACCGGGTAACCCATAAAGGCGCTGTCTACGAGGCGCGCTGGTGGACCTCCGGCGAAGAGCCAGGCCAAGCGGAAGTGTGGAAAAAGCTTTAA